From a single Osmerus mordax isolate fOsmMor3 chromosome 14, fOsmMor3.pri, whole genome shotgun sequence genomic region:
- the LOC136957018 gene encoding protein diaphanous homolog 1-like — MDVAGSLADMMNREAKTGLQMTARSQDCYRVKSNEASMPDKTSAPRGDFPNVRGDVHPHDGYETGYNRDDSPCQIISVTEEPVTPPAPATTDQPDETTDQDAQPLGPPHPPLVPYRTVIPWRPNVGGGWASANGFPRSPTWFFGSQGNARFHPAAFPLPGNAHFHPAAFPLPGNAHFHPAAFPQPGNVHFPISSFLGGYDPRLGQRTSGRPYWPRGLGLARRRDSSEEIYG, encoded by the exons ATGGATGTAGCGGGATCGTTGGCAGATATGATGAACAGGGAGGCAAAGACCGGGCTTCAAATGACAGCCCGCAGCCAGGACTGCTACCGCGTCAAGAGCA ACGAGGCGTCGATGCCGGATAAAACATCTGCTCCCAGAGGAGACTTCCCCAATGTGAGGGGAGACGTGCATCCACATGACGGATATG AGACGGGATACAACCGTGATGACTCCCCTTGTCAGATTATATCTGTCACTGAAGAGCCCGTGACCCCACCTGCCCCAGCCACCACCGACCAACCCGATGAGACCACAGACCAGGATGCCCAGCCTCTCggtccccctcatcccccattGGTCCCGTACCGGACTGTCATCCCCTGGAGGCCCAACGTCGGAGGAGGATGGGCGAGTGCCAACGGTTTCCCCCGCTCACCAACGTGGTTCTTCGGGTCGCAGGGAAACGCTCGCTTCCATCCTGCCGCGTTCCCGCTGCCAGGGAACGCTCACTTCCATCCTGCCGCTTTCCCGCTGCCGGGGAACGCTCACTTCCATCCTGCCGCTTTCCCGCAGCCGGGGAACGTTCACTTCCCCATCAGCAGTTTCCTCGGGGGCTATGACCCCCGTCTGGGACAACGGACCTCCGGTCGGCCTTACTGGCCCCGGGGTCTAGGTCTGGCGCGGCGGCGGGATTCGTCTGAGGAAATCTACGGATGA